Below is a genomic region from Telmatobacter sp. DSM 110680.
AGAACTGTTCAGTTCGGATACCGACCGAATCGAGCAGATTCGACAACCCTTCGCAGATTGAGGCGTCGTCATCGACGATGAATACGGTTTCGTCGCTCATGCGCCGATTCCAAGCGTGAATTTGAACCGCGCGCCCGTGGGCCGTTTGTTCTCCACCCATATGCGTCCATCGTGCGCTTCAACAATACTGCGGCAAATTGCAAGACCCATGCCCGTCCCCTGTTCCTTTGTGCTGAAGAACGGCTCGAAGATTCTTGTTGCTGTCTCCGGTGCGATTCCAGGGCCATTGTCTTCGATGGTGATGACAACCTCGCCGGTGCCGTGCTTTTCCGAGTGAATCGTCAACTCTCGCGATCCAACGACTGCGCCCATGGCGTCCATCGCGTTGTTTGCGAGGTTCAGCAGAACCTGCTGAATTTGAACGGGGTCTGCTTCGATCCTTGGCAGATCAGGATCCAATAGCATGCGGACGGCCACCCCGCGGCGGATGGATTCATCGCGAAGAAGACGCGCAATTTCCTGAACAAGATGATTCACGTTTATGTGGAGTTTCTCAGTTCCTTCCTTCCGAAAGAGTGCCCGAACCCGCTTGACTACGGCACTGGCCCGCGTGCTTTCCTGCACGATCTTTTCCGCAGTAGCAGAGGCTTTTTCGAAGTTGGCTGGATTGCTGCCAAGCCACTCCCTGCAAGCATAGGCGTGAGTCACCACGGCGGTTAGAGGTTGATTGAGTTCGTGGGCGATGGAGGCCGCCATCTCAGCCATGCTCAGCGTCCGCGAAAGCCTGGATAGGTCCTCCTGCGCGATGACAAGGCTCTGCTGTGCTTTATGTTGTTCCTCGATGTCAATATGAATGCCATACCAGCGAGCGATCGTTCCATCCTCTGACCGTTGCGGAATGCTTCGAACCAGGAACCAGCGATAGCTGTCGTCTGCGCCTCGTACACGGACCTTTACTTCGAACCTTCCCCCGGCAACCAGCGCTGATTCCCACCCCTGGCGGAAGAGCGCCTCATCTTCCGGGTGCAGGACACCGAAGAAGGATTCCCCTTCGAGTGATGCCCTTCGCTCTCCAACATAGTTACGCAGATGCTGATTGCAGTATTCGATACAACCAGCGGCGTCAGACCGCCAGATTTGCTGCGGAATCGCTTCGGTCAAGATGCGAAGCTGGCGTTCGCTCTCCCGGATCTCGAGGTTGGAGCGCTGAAGCTCGGCAGTTCTCTCTCTGACCTTGGCCTCAAGCTCGTCACGCGCCACGCGCACGGCGTTCTCTGCCCGTTTACGAGCGGAGCTTACAATCGAGATCGCAAACGCGCATAGGATGAAGGCCGCGAGGAAGCTCTGGGATTCTTTGGCGACGGTGATTGAAAACAGTGGCGGAATAAAAAAATAGGTGATGACAAGCGAGGATTGAACGACGGCAACAAAGCCCGCCACTACGCCGCCAAACCATGCGCTGCCCATCACAGCGCCAAAAAACAGAAAGACAAATGGGTAGGCGATTACATGCTGAAGCGGGAAAGTCCACAACAGAGCTACGAGCACAAAACTAGTTGCGATGGAGATTGGTTTGATTCCATACTCCATTGCTCCTTGCGAAAATTGCTCGAAGCTTCTCGCTGTCATCCCTCCATCATAGTTTCTGTTCGGCTTGAACATTCAGATATGTAAGATTTCATGCAATAGTGTCAGGGCGCGTTGAACGCGATGTCTAAAGAGAGATGGAGTAAAACCTCCTGTGGTAACCTGAGGTCTGCAAGTTGGAGACGGTAATTTTCAACTGCTGGCCAACTTGCGCACTGCCCACGTCGTGAGTAGTCGAACTTCGAGTTTCCGTGAACCCTCGATTCCCCAAAAATGAAATCCACGCCGATTCAGCTGAGATGTTGAAGGCTGGATTGCGTCCATTCAAGCCGCGCAGAGGATTGACGAACGGGCACCTCCAGACGATCGTCGGAAACTACCTGCCGCGACCTGCTTTTCTATGCGATTCGGTGAAAGAGACGGTTGAAGTTGATCCCGTGGACGGCAGCCGTGTGGTGTGTTTTTGCGATTGGCAACCGGAGCCCGGGCGCGCAAGTCTTCTTACGGTAATTCTGGTTCACGGGCTAGAGGGCTCGTCGGAATCGCGCTATATCAAGGGCATTGCGGCACGAGCATGGGCGGCAGGGTGCAATGTCGTTCGCATGAATATGCGCAATTGCGGGGACACTGATGAGTTGACGCCGACTCTCTACCACTCGGGCCTGTCGTCAGACGTGGGCACCGTCGTCCGACACTATGCAGCGCGTTTTGGGCTTGAGCGTGTTGCACTTGTCGGCTATTCGATGGGAGGGAATCTTGTGCTCAAGCTGGCCGGGGAGTGGGGAGGCGCCGCTGCGCCCTTGTGTGCTGTTGCAACAGTATGCCCGGCCATCGATCTCTCCGCTGGTTCTGATGCTTTACATGAACCTGCAAATCGACTCTACGAATGGCATTTTCTGCGCCGGCTGATGCAGAGATACCATCGCAAGGCTGCGCTTTATCCGCACATTTATGGGAATGCCAAAGTCGGTCCGATTCGCTCCTTGCGTCAGTTCGACAACGAGATTGTGGCGCGTTATTGCGGGTTTCGCGATGCAGACGATTACTACTATCGCGCTGCGAGCGCACGCGTCGTCGACAAGATTGCTGTTCCCACGCTGATCATTCGTGCGGAGGATGATCCATTTGTCCGCTTCACTCCTGAGACCCGGTCTCGTCTGATCGCGAATCCGAACATTCTGCTGGTCGAGACGCAGCATGGGGGGCATTGTGCGTATCTCTCTCGTGATCGCGGTGACGATATTCACTGGGCTGAGGCAAATGTCGTTCGCTATCTCATGAAGTTTTCAAGTGCAGCAAAGATAACCGGCGGGTCGGATGGAAGCTGATTGGGAATTCGAGATTGGCAACGATGCCCCCATCATTGAGGCGCATTGGGCTGGCTTTGTGGACCTGCGAGTTGAACCCGCCCGTGCGAGCCAGCTTGCAGAGACGCAGCAACTTCCGGGTCTCGCGGAGGCACTGGAGCGCTTGAATGCGATCAACTCTCCTGTATGGACGTGTAAGACGGACGTCTTCGTACCTGGTCACATTGATCCAGATGAGTTGGATGCAGCAGGCGAAGAGTCGTCACACTCCATCGCCTGCTACGTTGACCTGCTGATGCGCAGCGACCAACAATGGAACCTTCCATTCAAAGCTGAGCGATCATGCAAGGTGTTGTGCGCCCAGCTCCGAAATATACCGTTGCGATGCTGCAGGATCGATCTCATTGTGCGTCAAGCCCATATAGAGTCCGATTTAAACGACCTCGGCGCGACTGCCTATTTGTCGGCTTGCGGGTCGACGGAAAGCGGAGCGCGGCTCCAACTCACTGAATGCCTTTCACAGTTTGCGAAATTGCTTGTGCCCGAGCCCAAGCGCGACTCGCGCACTAACGGAGTTGCTGTTTTCGGATGAGTTGAAGTCAAGCTACAATAAAGAAAAACGGGCGAGTAGCTCAATCGGATAGAGCACCGGCCTTCTAAGCCGGGGGTTGTGGGTTCGATTCCCGCCTCGCCTACCACAACTAGCAGTAACTATATTATGTATCTTCGACTTATCAACCTTCCCAACTAGTCGACATAGTCGAGCCAGAGTGGTTTCCCAATATTGTTGTCTCCGGACTGCCACGGATGAGAGGCAGCTAAGTCGGTTTCGCTTCGGCGCGTTCGAAATTGACCCCAAGGGCGACGAATTGTTCGCGACGCCAACCAACGTCGATCTGAAAGGCCACGCGACCGTTCTCGAGTCCGAAGATGGAATTGAAGCGAGCTGGAAGGTACCGTCTCCAGATGAACGCCACATAGCCTTTTCCAAAACTACGTTCACTGAGAATGCCTGGCTGCTCGAAAATTTCTAACTGCTTTGAGGCCTGTGAACTCGAGCATGTCTGCCGGGACGTTCCTGTATACTACGCGCCAAACGATGCATTCCCCGAGGTCATTGCGAAATGAATCTTAACTTGCGGGCAGCCTGCGCCCCGCTGTTTTTTTCGTGCGTGCTTTCATCAGTTCAGACCGCTCCTGCACAAGTTAATCCAAATCTCTACGCTGGCCTCCAATGGCGGAGCGTGGGGCCTTTCCATGGTGGACGTATCTCCTCCGTCAGCGGTGTTGTCGGCGATTCTGGCACGTTCTACATGGGCACTCCGCTCGGCGGAATCTGGAAGACCACCAGTGCAGGCGTGACCTGGTTTCCGATCTTCGATCAGGAAACGAGTATCGATAGCATCGGCGCGATCCAGGTCGCCCCCTCTGCTCCAAGCATTATTTATGCTGGTGCCGGTGACCCCATTGGCGGCAGCCTTGGAAATGGTATGTGGAAGTCAACCGATGCTGGCAGCACCTGGCAGCACATCGGCCTCGAAGACACTGTAAAAATCGACAGCATCCTCGTCGACCCATCCGATCCGAGCCTCGTCATCGTGTCCGCACTTGGCGATGATCACCATAAAGGCGGTGGCGTATGGCGCTCCACCGATGGCGGCCAAAACTGGATCAACGTTCTCAAGCCCGCCGACTACGATGGCACGCGCGACCTCCAGTTCGCCTACGACGATCCGAGCGTGATGCTGGCTGCCACACAAGGCACCGGTGGCGGTTTCGGTCCACCCAGCGGTCAGACCAAGCGCAAGCCCGCGACCGTCTATAAATCGATCGACGAAGGCAAAACCTGGACCCAGATCAAGATTCCGCCTTTTCCAGGCCGCGTTGCTGTTGCAGTTGCGATGCACACCGGTGGCAAGCGCATCTACATCGTCGGCAACAACATTGAAAACGGGTCGGGCCTTTATCGTTCCGACGACGGCGGCGAAAACTGGCAGCACATGGCCGGGAAGGACATTCGTATCAGCAACGGCCAGGGAGCCTACAGCAGCGGCGTCTTCGTCGACTCGCAAAATCCGGACGTCGTCTACACAATGAGCACCGCCATGTATCGCTCCACCGATGGAGGTGCCACCTTTGAACCTTTCAAGGGCGCGCCCGGCGGCGAGGATTATCACAAGTTGTGGATTGATCCCACCAACGGCAGTCGCATGCTGGTCGGCTCAGACCAGGGAGCAAGCGTCACGCTCGACAACGGCAAAACCTGGAGTTTGTGGTACACGCAGGCCATCTCGCAGGTCTACCACATTGCCACGGACAACCAGTATCCCTACCACATCATGGCCGCGCAGCAGGACACTGGCGCAGTCGAGATATTGAGCCGCGGCAACTTCGGCCAAATCAACTTCAATGACTGGAGCCCGGTGCCCTCCTCGGAGTTTGGAGTCATCACACCCGACCCCGAAAACCCCAACATCATCTATGGTGTCGGCTATGGTCCGGGGGGCGGTGGCAGCGGCCTAGTCAAAATCAACATGTCCACTATGCAATGGGAGAACGTCGCTCCCAATTTTGGAGCTGAGTCCAGCAAGTACATCGCCTTCCGCGATTTTCAGAAGAAGTTCGATCTGGCGTTCGAACCTGGCGCATTGTACGTTGCATACCAATGCCTCATGGTCACGCGCGATGGCGCCCACTCGTTTAACGCGGTGAGCCCAGATTTAACGACAGCCAAAGGCGCGCCTGCAGCGGACTGCAGCAAGCCGCACCCGCCATTGCCGACACCGGAGCCTGGCAAGACGCCTCCTCCTCCGCCGGCTTCGATCGCTGACTTCTCCATCTCCACGGTCAAGCCCGGGATCATGTGGTCCGTCAGCACGAATGACCAGATCAACATCACAACCAACCACGGCAAACTCTGGAACAACGTTTCGAACATCACGGACATGCCACCCAATACCAACCTGCTAACCATTGAGGCCGGCGATGATGCAAATACCGCGTACGTTGCAGGCCGTATCGGCGGCGTCCGTGGCCAGACCGTCCCACCCGAAGAAGACGCGGATGTTCCGCTCATCTGGCGTACAACCGACGGCGGAAAGACGTGGGCCAGCATCGTCAGTGGACTTCCCAAAGACGAGCGCACCGGAAGTTGGGTGAACAGCCTGCGTGTTGATCCGCAGCAAGCCGGCCTTCTATTCGCCGGTACCGAAACCACCGTTTATGTCAGCTTCGATGACGGTGATCACTGGCAGTCGTTGCGCCAGAACCTTCCCAGCACTTCCATCCGCGATCTCGATGTGCACACGGATCACCACCAGAACGACCTCATCATCGGAACATACGGTCGTGGCTTCTGGGCTCTCGACGACATCGACCCGCTGCGCGAGATTGCCGCCAAGGCTCAGGCTGTTACCTCTGCACCTGTATATTTCTTCCCGCCCGAGGACGCCATTCGTGCGCGGATGAACAGCAACTGGGACCAGCCCTTTTCGATCGAAGTCCCCCACGCACACAACGTGCAATATGGCGCGATTCTTGACTACTACCTTGACCATCAGCCCAAAGGCCCGCTTCAACTGCAGATCTTCGACGCCGATGGCAAACTCGTGCGTACGATGTCGAGCACGTTGCCGCCGCCGATTGAAGGCGCAATGTTTCCACACTACTGGCTAGCAACCCCCGAGTCGCGCGCACTCGGTACGCATCTCGGCCTTAATCGCGTCAACTGGAACTTGTACTATGACGACCCGCCTGCCTTGCGCCACGACCTCGAAGATGAAATGAACATGGTGCCGGGCTCCACCACCCCCGGTCCTCATGGGCCGCAGGTGATTCCGGGCGTTTATACCTTGAAGCTCACCGTGGACGGTCAGGTCTATACGCGGACTATCACCGTGGTCAACGATCCTCGAGCCGGCCAGAGTCCCGAACTCATGGCTGCGTTACGCGCTCAGAACAAGCTCACGCTTCTCTACGTTCAGGGCATGGAGCAGAGCTTCGCAGGGAACCAGGAAGTGAAGGCCGTCAAAGACCAGCTGGCAGGCCTGACTCAAAGCAATCTCCCGGCCGATGTCGCTTCACAAGCAAAAACACTGGACGCGAGTCTGACAAAGATTGGCGGCATCGTCCCCACAGGAATCGGGGGCGGAGGTCCTGCGCGCCCGTCCACTCCCGATCCCAAGGCGTTGAAATCCTTCGCGGACCTGAACAATGCGTACAACACGATGGTTAGCATGATGCAGGTTGGTCTGGACATGGCACCCACCCCAACTCAGATCGCCACCTGGGAGAGTGACTGCAACGACCTGAACCACACCGTAGATGCGTGGAGGAACCTGCAACAACAAGCCAGCAGCTTCAATGCCCTTTTGGCTAGGAACCAGCTGCACGAACTGACATTGACACCTACCAAGCTTACCGTCGGGGCGTGCAGCTTTGTTTCGGAAGGAAGCAAGAAATCAGGTAAGCAGAAGACTCAACGTTAGCAGCCGACGAGTGGGAGCCGATCTCAGCCTGCGATTCTCACTCATTTCCGCTGCACCGACGACCAAAATAGGGCGAGATCTACCGGTGACCAGCATTACTGTGGGCAGCACAATTATTGGTTCTCCTGGAATTTCAGATTCTCTTTTTAAGCAGCAACCAGCCCGTCGATGCTGCCACCAGTGATGGCCTGCCTGCGGGCAAGCTCACTCTGAAAGCACCTCCCAATCGGACCAGATCTTGCGTTCGATTGAAACGATTTGATCAATAACTTCACTAAACATTAGACGGCAGGAAACTGCAGCCTCCCGTTCGCATGGTGATGAACCAAGCAAGCCCATTCGAAGGGCGTGGGGGTGACGATGAAGGCCAGATCTGGTTGGGAATTCGCATTTCGAACTTGCGTCCGATCAGGTGCGTTGGTGTTGCTGCTTATTCTGCTCTGGCTGTAATTGCCTCGCATGAACGCCTGTCCAAGGCCGCCTAAAGCCCAGTGTAGATCTGAAGTGACGCCCAGAAGAATGGCTTGCGGAATTCTCCTTTAGCGTGCAGTAGGGAGAGCTTAGCCTGGCGCAGCGCGGTAGCCGGCGGCATGCCGTTATGCAGCCCCTGATAAAGAGACCCCATCAGGCGAGGTGTAGATTCGTCACTGACTTCCCAAAGACCTCCAATCACGTTGTGCGCTCCGGCGCGCAGGAATGCCCATGCCAGGCCTACCAGTCCTTCTCCCGCATAAGCTCGCGTGCCGCTTCCGTAGCAAGCAGAGACAGTAACAAGTCGAGCATGAATCGGATGCTGGATGATTTCACGAGCGTGAAGTTTGAAAGAATCGTCGTCTGCGGATGAGCGGGAAAGGATAATCGCCGAATCGAGAGGATCGGTGCGGCTGGCAACGCCGTGCGCCACAAAGTGAATATACGTAAATTGCTGCGGATTGCTGGAGGCATAAGACCCGGCTGTTGCCCGTTCGCGCGCGAAGACCGTTTCTTCCTGCCCAGGAAATTGCTGCTCAATCTGCTTCATTTCAGCTGCCGCCTTCGGCAACTCAGGATAGTCAGAGTTTGGTGAGACCGCGTCGCCAAGCAGCAACAACGTGTTGCCTCTACTCTCCGATTGCTTTGCGGAGGCTAGGAGACGCAAGGATGGCGCAGAAAAGAGAGTCGCGTCTTCGATGAAGTAATGTGGAGTGGGAGCCGGGGCAATCAAGGTTTCAAAATCCAGCTGGCTCAGGAAGCCGTCGTCGAGAATTACTGTGTTTGATCCGGGCTGTATAAAATCACGAACCGGCTCGATGAGCAGGTGATAGAGGCCAATGCCATCGGCATTTTGACGTTCAATCGGATCACTCAAGCCCAACAGAGATTTGCGATACCTGTCGACCATGGGAGCGAGCTTGCTCCTCGCGGGCAACGGAATCATCGTCGTCTTCGCTGGCGTGATCGTCCAGAGATATGACTCCTTCTCACCAACCCAATAGAAGAGTAGCGTTGCGTTTGCCTTTCGTGCGATGGCGTTGGCGTTGACAGAAACCTCAGAATCGAAAGTGGCGTTTGATTTCAGGCCGAGGCCTTGCTGCAAAGTGCGCGCGCGGCTTTGATCGGCAAGGGCGAGGGCGGCGTCGGTTTTGCGCTGTGCTACCAGAAAGTGAATGTAATCGTCGTAGATTCCGGTGGCATTCGCAAGGAAGGGAAGTTTCGATTCTTCATCATGAAGCTGATCGCGAGCAGACTCAAAAGTGCTGAGCGAAGTGCGATACATCCGATCAGCCGCGACAAGGTTGCCTTCTGACTCATAAAGTCGAGCGAGCTCGTGCTGAGCGCCCAATTTCATCGAGGTCTGGCTTACCGGGTCATTCTCGACAGCGCGTAAGAGGTGTTCGGCATCGTTGTTTTGATGTGTTGCCGCTGCAATCCGAGCCTGCGCAAATGTAACGTCGAGTGTATCGAGCCGATTGTTGTTTGCGCTTAGAAGTGGACCGAGTTGCTGGGCGTAGCCGCTTGCTTCATCCAAGTTGCCGGCGTCAATCGAGGCATGGGTAAGATCTTCAAGCGTGTTAATGACTTCTTCCTTGTTTTTGATCTGCTTTGCGCGTGTTAAAGCACTGCTGTAGGAATCTCTCGCTCTAGCGAAGTCCCCCGTTCTCCAGTACACATCCCCCGACGCTGTAAGCCACTTGATCTCGTTCCGGCTATTTCCAAGGTTCGCAGCGCGTTGTTCCGCCTCGATAAATAATTCCAGCGCCCGCTCTGCATCGCCTAGTCCGAAGTAGGCCCATCCCAGATTGCCAGAGATACTCTCCGCGAGATCCTCGGCGCCGAGCTCAGTCGAGATCTGGTATGCATCCCTTGACCAGTCAACCGACTCATCGAAGTGTTCCGCCTGAAGCGCCAACCATCCAAGATCTAAAGTTGTTGTGGACTCGAGGTATCGATCGTGAAGTGAGCGGGCAATCGCGAGAGCACCGAGAAAAGCAAACCGCGCTTCACGCAATTTGTCCGCTGAAACTGCCAAAGTCCCGCGCGCCTGCATCATCTCTCCGCAGGCGGCAGAGGTTTTGTTTTTGCAGAGATATTCTGCCTCGTTGATTCTTTGATCTGCT
It encodes:
- a CDS encoding ATP-binding protein, with product MEYGIKPISIATSFVLVALLWTFPLQHVIAYPFVFLFFGAVMGSAWFGGVVAGFVAVVQSSLVITYFFIPPLFSITVAKESQSFLAAFILCAFAISIVSSARKRAENAVRVARDELEAKVRERTAELQRSNLEIRESERQLRILTEAIPQQIWRSDAAGCIEYCNQHLRNYVGERRASLEGESFFGVLHPEDEALFRQGWESALVAGGRFEVKVRVRGADDSYRWFLVRSIPQRSEDGTIARWYGIHIDIEEQHKAQQSLVIAQEDLSRLSRTLSMAEMAASIAHELNQPLTAVVTHAYACREWLGSNPANFEKASATAEKIVQESTRASAVVKRVRALFRKEGTEKLHINVNHLVQEIARLLRDESIRRGVAVRMLLDPDLPRIEADPVQIQQVLLNLANNAMDAMGAVVGSRELTIHSEKHGTGEVVITIEDNGPGIAPETATRIFEPFFSTKEQGTGMGLAICRSIVEAHDGRIWVENKRPTGARFKFTLGIGA
- a CDS encoding CHAT domain-containing tetratricopeptide repeat protein, with protein sequence MVRFEVRWRSVFVCAAGLLLLISLRDSDRATPGAQYNKAQLLFVKGQLEKCQRLAEQGYIQNRTGNPEWAAEFQLLDAEVLLRRGMYDDALNLLRAFHSPTQNQEDVIRKLVIESVALARQQQLSSADQRINEAEYLCKNKTSAACGEMMQARGTLAVSADKLREARFAFLGALAIARSLHDRYLESTTTLDLGWLALQAEHFDESVDWSRDAYQISTELGAEDLAESISGNLGWAYFGLGDAERALELFIEAEQRAANLGNSRNEIKWLTASGDVYWRTGDFARARDSYSSALTRAKQIKNKEEVINTLEDLTHASIDAGNLDEASGYAQQLGPLLSANNNRLDTLDVTFAQARIAAATHQNNDAEHLLRAVENDPVSQTSMKLGAQHELARLYESEGNLVAADRMYRTSLSTFESARDQLHDEESKLPFLANATGIYDDYIHFLVAQRKTDAALALADQSRARTLQQGLGLKSNATFDSEVSVNANAIARKANATLLFYWVGEKESYLWTITPAKTTMIPLPARSKLAPMVDRYRKSLLGLSDPIERQNADGIGLYHLLIEPVRDFIQPGSNTVILDDGFLSQLDFETLIAPAPTPHYFIEDATLFSAPSLRLLASAKQSESRGNTLLLLGDAVSPNSDYPELPKAAAEMKQIEQQFPGQEETVFARERATAGSYASSNPQQFTYIHFVAHGVASRTDPLDSAIILSRSSADDDSFKLHAREIIQHPIHARLVTVSACYGSGTRAYAGEGLVGLAWAFLRAGAHNVIGGLWEVSDESTPRLMGSLYQGLHNGMPPATALRQAKLSLLHAKGEFRKPFFWASLQIYTGL
- a CDS encoding alpha/beta fold hydrolase; the protein is MNPRFPKNEIHADSAEMLKAGLRPFKPRRGLTNGHLQTIVGNYLPRPAFLCDSVKETVEVDPVDGSRVVCFCDWQPEPGRASLLTVILVHGLEGSSESRYIKGIAARAWAAGCNVVRMNMRNCGDTDELTPTLYHSGLSSDVGTVVRHYAARFGLERVALVGYSMGGNLVLKLAGEWGGAAAPLCAVATVCPAIDLSAGSDALHEPANRLYEWHFLRRLMQRYHRKAALYPHIYGNAKVGPIRSLRQFDNEIVARYCGFRDADDYYYRAASARVVDKIAVPTLIIRAEDDPFVRFTPETRSRLIANPNILLVETQHGGHCAYLSRDRGDDIHWAEANVVRYLMKFSSAAKITGGSDGS